A window of the Cygnus atratus isolate AKBS03 ecotype Queensland, Australia chromosome 4, CAtr_DNAZoo_HiC_assembly, whole genome shotgun sequence genome harbors these coding sequences:
- the LOC118251676 gene encoding interleukin-8-like, with amino-acid sequence MMGKVVAAGMALLLISVIGTEGMALARSGIELRCQCIDTHSKFIHPKFIQNVNLTPSGPHCKNVEVIATLKDGREVCLDPTAPWVKLIIKAILDKANTKPENVS; translated from the exons ATGATGGGCAAGGTTGTGGCTGCTGGCATGGCTCTTCTCCTGATCTCAGTGATCGGAACCGAAG GTATGGCCCTGGCCCGTTCAGGGATTGAACTCCGGTGCCAGTGCATAGACACCCACTCCAAGTTCATCCACCCCAAGTTTATCCAGAACGTGAACCTCACCCCCAGCGGACCTCACTGCAAGAATGTCGAAGTCAT agCTACTCTGAAAGACGGCAGAGAAGTGTGCCTGGACCCAACTGCTCCCTGGGTAAAGCTGATCATCAAGGCAATTTTGGACAA gGCAAACACCAAGCCTGAGAACGTGTCctaa